From the genome of Candidatus Bathyarchaeota archaeon:
CAGACTGATTGTTAACGGCGCCCTAGGTTTCGCTTCAACAAATATGCTCAACCGAAAAAGCATAGTCGACATATTGTCTTCGGCATCATCCATGGCAAAAGTCTCAGCCTCATACTTAAGTAAACCTGTCAGATTCTCGAATGAAAAAATAGCAACAGATAAATGGGAGGTTAAACAGAAAGTTAGATTCGACTCTGTAAGTGTCAAGGATAAAGTCGAACTTCTTTCTGACATAGACAAAATCTTCAGAAGTAAACATGATGTGAAGTTTCCTTCAAGACTTTTCATTCTAAACGAGACCCTCACAGAACAGATATTCATGAATAGTGAAGGAGCCGTAATTAGATCGAAGGTTCCAAGAATATCCTTCAGCTATATTTTAACAGCCTACACTCCTGGAAAAGGCACAGTCCAAAGATTCAATAAGAAAGGTGAGAGTCGAGGTTGGGAGGCTGTAACCTCTTGGAACCTGGATAAACTGGCTTCTGAGGAGGCAGAAATTTTAGGGATAATATTGACTGAGGGAAAGAAGCCTCCCAGAGGTGAATTTGACATAATTCTCGGAAGCGAAGTTGTTGGAATAATATGTCACGAATCCTGTGGACATCCATTCGAGGCGGATCGAATACTGGGCAGAGAGGCTGCAGCAGCAGGCGAATCATTCGTAGATAGGAGTATGTTAGGGGAGGTTATTGGTAGTGAAAGGGTCACCATTGTAGACGACCCTACAATACCCAACTCCTACGGCTACTATCTATATGATGATGAGGGTGTTAGAGCATCGCGTCGGGAACTCATAAAGAGAGGGGTCATAAACACTTTTCTCCATAATAGGGAGACCGCGGCGGTGATGGGGGTTAAGAGTAACGGGGCGGCCCGCTCGGTATCTTACAGTAGGGAGCCCATAATTAGAATGTCTAACACATACATGGAGAGAGGTGAATATATCTTCGAGGAGCTTGTGGAATCAATAAGGGAAGGGGTGTACATAAAAAGTTTCATGGAATGGAATATTGACGACAGAAGGTTCAACCAACGTTACGTAGGCTTGGAAGCCTACAGAATAAGGAATGGCGAAGTCGCAAATCCGATACGTAATCCCATACTGGAGATAACCACTCCGAGCCTCTTCATGAGTGTCGACGCGGTTGGTAAAGAACTATCATTCTCTGCCGCAACCTGTGGGAAAGGGGATCCGATGCAAGGCGCACCTGTATGGACAGGTGGACCTGAGGTTAGATTGAGAAATGTTAGGTTGGGAGGGTTCTGAATGGAGCCGGTTGACTTCGCCTCCTTCGCAGTTAATACCGGTATAAGAGGTGGGGCTGAGGATGTAGCTGCAACTTGTATACGTGAAGATGCGAAGATGATAAGATTCTCTAACGATAAGGTGACTGTGAATCAAGCTTGGCATTCATCGACACTCAACATAATGGTTGCTGTTAGAAAGAGAGTTGCAATAGGCAGCGTCGAAGATCTTTCTGGAGGATCCATCAAAAAGTCCATAGAATATCTTCTAAAGACCGCTAAGATCACCCCGCCG
Proteins encoded in this window:
- a CDS encoding TldD/PmbA family protein, with the protein product MESLLEFALNYAGRLGSTYAEVRCRRDVSNAITMKNGEVQFSGFLREFGVGVRLIVNGALGFASTNMLNRKSIVDILSSASSMAKVSASYLSKPVRFSNEKIATDKWEVKQKVRFDSVSVKDKVELLSDIDKIFRSKHDVKFPSRLFILNETLTEQIFMNSEGAVIRSKVPRISFSYILTAYTPGKGTVQRFNKKGESRGWEAVTSWNLDKLASEEAEILGIILTEGKKPPRGEFDIILGSEVVGIICHESCGHPFEADRILGREAAAAGESFVDRSMLGEVIGSERVTIVDDPTIPNSYGYYLYDDEGVRASRRELIKRGVINTFLHNRETAAVMGVKSNGAARSVSYSREPIIRMSNTYMERGEYIFEELVESIREGVYIKSFMEWNIDDRRFNQRYVGLEAYRIRNGEVANPIRNPILEITTPSLFMSVDAVGKELSFSAATCGKGDPMQGAPVWTGGPEVRLRNVRLGGF